A single Plasmodium yoelii strain 17X genome assembly, chromosome: 10 DNA region contains:
- a CDS encoding WD repeat-containing protein, putative, giving the protein MLNKKKMKKRQRPKDFNSLDCSKKIENISEEEKKYIYPSIPNSPIIFHNDNIIYGLGKSLIIFNIKENKYIKKIEEHESVIRSLDVNENSKYFLTTGDDKIIIIYDENWNVRYKIVHKKKIVKAYFLKCGDEKIEKNEILFIDKYGDVYLCNTQLLLKDGGLKDNNLSESNTNNDQNCKKENNDTSSEGSITIKLNYLIDSLNDIEIKDEDLFFMKDFEHILENNYDNSDGSYNIENEIDMKENKNSEEKLDEQNDNNKINIFNGHENKINKIKEKLEKHYEECFNNHHYLHPIITCSSGVVSLYYDNNFLIIGDRDEKIRILKNKDLNKIYNFYLNHKLFITSLALINEKIFCSSGADSYLYLWNIKTKEIIDSLYIDYNFLSKYIELKLFFNNSNNIDKYNFIVGMLIFNKKTSSIYMSIENIKGILVIPLNISSTDKEHVKINKDKIKFYLLKDYPLSFLFTNNNDNNNNSLFYVGRSNGNLNQIIVNEENEFNSDPTVFPHSFFTEGEQIDIGLINHWKHTVEDNF; this is encoded by the exons atgttgaataaaaaaaaaatgaagaagagACAAAGACCCAAAGATTTTAATTCTCTAGATTGtagtaaaaaaattgaaaacataagtgaagaagaaaaaaaatatatttacccAAGTATTCCAAATTCGCCTATAATTTTCcacaatgataatataatatatggaTTAGGAAAaagtttaattatttttaacataaaagaaaataaatatataaaaaaaattgaagaaCATGAAAGTGTTATAAGATCTTTAGATGTAAACGAAAATAGTAAATATTTCTTAACAACAGGAGATGATAAAATAATCATAATTTATGATGAAAATTGGAATGTACGTTATAAAATTGTACACAAAAAGAAAATTGTTAAGGCATATTTCTTGAAATGTGGGGAtgaaaaaatcgaaaaaaatgaaatattatttattgacAAATATGGAGATGTATATTTGTGTAACACCCAATTGTTATTGAAAGATGGTGGTCttaaagataataatttaagtGAAAGCAATACAAATAACGATCAAAATtgtaaaaaggaaaataatgATACATCATCAGAGGGAAGTATAACGATAAAATTGAATTACTTAATTGATTCTTTGAATGATATTGAAATAAAAGATgaagatttattttttatgaaagaTTTTGAACATATTTTGGAAAATAATTACGATAATTCAGATGGATcatataatattgaaaatgaaATTGATATGAAagagaataaaaatagtgaAGAAAAATTAGACgaacaaaatgataataataaaattaatatattcaatggtcatgaaaataaaataaataaaataaaagaaaagttAGAAAAACATTATGAAGAATGTTTTAATAATCATCATTATTTACACCCAATCATAACTTGCAGTTCTGGAGTTGTATCtttatattatgataataattttttaataataggAGATAGAgatgaaaaaataagaatactaaaaaataaagatttgaataaaatatataatttttatttaaatcataAACTTTTTATTACTTCTCTTGcattaataaatgaaaaaatattttgttcgTCAGGAGCAGAttcatatctatatttatggaatattaaaacaaaagaaataATAGACTCATTATATATTGATTATAACTTTTTATCCAAATATATCGaactaaaattattttttaataactctaataatatagataaatataattttatagtaGGTATGTtgatttttaataaaaaaacatcaTCCATATATATGTCTATAGAAAACATTAAAGGAATATTAGTTATACCATTAAATATAAGCAGCACGGATAAAGAACatgttaaaattaataaagataaaattaaattttaccTTTTAAAGGATTACCCGTTATCTTTTCTttttacaaataataatgataataataataattcgtTATTTTACGTTGGTCGAAGTAACGGAAATTTAAATCAAATTATCgtaaatgaagaaaatgaatttaaTAGTGATCCTACGGTCTTTCCTCATTCTTTCTTTACCGAGGGAGAACAAATTG ACATTGGACTAATAAATCACTGGAAGCACACCGTAGAagataatttttaa